In a genomic window of Occallatibacter riparius:
- a CDS encoding glycoside hydrolase family 97 protein, with protein MESREVASPDHRIKLHFSVQPQKGQEAAQSGQLVYSVSFREKPVFEDSALRLELVNQPPLGAAVHIASTTPGSGVDDYRLLAGKASSVHDAYNSLIVHAMESASPGRRFDIEARVYNGAVAFRYHVPEQAALARYQLAQEDTEFRPVTDAFAWALRLPNYESAYESEYVPMALSALSNQGGVASHILNGAPMVMHLPGVAWAAVGEAYLEGNAAMYLENPTGSWMGHYLVSRISPPVSEKGNDGHGPAVDASLPHNSAWRVILLGDTPGELVESNVFTDLNPANRVTDTSWIRPGKATWDWWNGDLGADGKPAYTTENMKYYVDFAAESGFPYMMLDAGWSGKDILKMRGNVDVPELVRYAAKKNVKVWIWLYSKYVAAQMQEAFPLYEKWGVAGVKIDFVLRNDQEGIQWYYDVAKLAAEHHLMVDFHGATQPWGIERTYPNVLNYEAVLGLEQNKAGRRDGPVDRATFPFTRMLSGPMDYTPGGFNNVTEEEFVARDLSPMVTGTRAQQLALYVVLTEPLAMVSDAPSAYANQPEFQFLKDVPTTWDATRVLNGTPGEFVTIARQAGREWYLGSLTNWTARDLHVPLSFLGTGSYTAEIYEDGGDAEQRPKHVTIRKQKVSAGETLTLHLAGGGGCAIRFIPGS; from the coding sequence TGCATTTCAGCGTGCAGCCGCAGAAGGGACAGGAGGCGGCGCAGAGTGGGCAGCTTGTTTATTCGGTCTCGTTCCGCGAGAAGCCGGTGTTTGAAGACTCAGCCCTTCGCCTGGAGTTGGTGAATCAGCCGCCGCTTGGCGCCGCGGTGCACATCGCGAGTACAACACCGGGTTCCGGCGTTGACGATTACCGGCTGCTCGCTGGAAAAGCTTCCTCGGTCCACGACGCTTACAACAGCCTCATCGTTCATGCGATGGAGAGCGCAAGCCCCGGGCGCAGGTTCGATATCGAGGCGCGCGTCTATAACGGCGCAGTGGCGTTTCGATACCACGTTCCCGAACAAGCTGCGCTGGCCCGCTATCAGCTCGCACAGGAGGATACCGAGTTTCGACCGGTGACGGACGCTTTTGCGTGGGCATTGCGTTTGCCTAACTACGAAAGCGCTTACGAGAGCGAGTACGTTCCGATGGCTTTGAGTGCCTTGAGCAATCAGGGCGGCGTTGCGAGCCACATTCTGAACGGCGCGCCGATGGTGATGCACCTGCCGGGCGTGGCCTGGGCTGCAGTGGGAGAGGCCTACCTTGAAGGGAATGCCGCGATGTACCTGGAGAATCCGACGGGCAGTTGGATGGGCCATTATCTGGTCAGCAGGATTTCGCCTCCGGTTAGCGAGAAAGGCAACGACGGGCACGGGCCTGCGGTGGATGCGAGCCTTCCTCACAACTCAGCGTGGCGCGTGATCCTGCTTGGCGACACGCCCGGGGAGTTAGTCGAGTCAAATGTTTTCACCGATCTCAATCCTGCGAATCGCGTGACGGACACAAGCTGGATTCGTCCTGGGAAGGCTACATGGGATTGGTGGAATGGCGATCTGGGAGCGGACGGAAAGCCGGCATACACGACGGAAAACATGAAGTATTACGTCGACTTTGCCGCGGAGTCGGGATTTCCGTACATGATGCTGGACGCGGGCTGGTCAGGCAAGGACATCTTGAAGATGCGGGGCAACGTGGATGTTCCGGAGCTGGTGCGCTATGCCGCGAAGAAGAATGTGAAGGTGTGGATCTGGCTGTATTCGAAGTATGTCGCGGCGCAGATGCAAGAAGCCTTTCCGCTCTACGAGAAGTGGGGAGTGGCCGGCGTAAAGATCGACTTTGTTCTGCGGAACGATCAGGAGGGCATCCAGTGGTATTACGACGTGGCCAAGCTGGCCGCCGAGCATCATTTGATGGTGGACTTTCATGGCGCTACCCAACCGTGGGGGATCGAAAGAACCTACCCCAACGTTTTGAACTATGAAGCGGTACTGGGGCTGGAGCAAAACAAGGCAGGGCGGAGAGATGGTCCGGTGGACCGCGCGACGTTCCCCTTCACGCGTATGTTGAGCGGGCCGATGGACTATACGCCCGGCGGCTTCAACAACGTGACTGAGGAGGAATTTGTAGCGCGTGATCTGAGTCCGATGGTGACGGGCACGCGAGCGCAACAGCTGGCGCTTTATGTCGTGCTGACAGAGCCTTTGGCGATGGTGTCCGACGCGCCTTCGGCCTATGCGAACCAGCCGGAGTTTCAGTTTCTCAAGGATGTTCCGACGACGTGGGACGCGACGCGGGTGCTCAACGGAACGCCGGGCGAGTTTGTAACGATCGCACGCCAGGCGGGCCGCGAATGGTATCTGGGGAGCTTGACGAACTGGACAGCACGGGACCTGCACGTTCCGTTGAGCTTTCTCGGGACCGGCAGTTACACGGCAGAAATCTATGAAGATGGTGGGGATGCCGAGCAACGTCCGAAGCACGTGACGATCCGCAAGCAGAAGGTATCGGCCGGCGAGACGCTCACGTTGCATCTGGCAGGCGGGGGCGGCTGCGCGATTCGGTTTATCCCGGGAAGTTAG